A single window of Watersipora subatra chromosome 11, tzWatSuba1.1, whole genome shotgun sequence DNA harbors:
- the LOC137408603 gene encoding uncharacterized protein → MAEVTATAPCALFLLVIYIQGAHFSHIDIKSTHLTSIHHTSSNYRHHLQPRNREDSRLASILIPNYDNKLETHRLYESHKVKDRYRRQTVSENVSISIDNRRHDRLANGQHRLFQELMDKRSALNSTRNGTATIYMEPNLLPRYECPVGQWVCPKPKKRKEVMCIHESQVCDFQPDCPKAEDEDFLFCACYNEKRKLSQEYERLRRSLEQLQSLVEERGRDDSRMQCQISKLDFQLRYHRHEQNDDTGTMVRLPPASSCNTGQG, encoded by the exons ATGGCTGAGGTTACTGCCACAGCCCCGTGTGCCCTCTTCCTACTAGTCATATATATTCAAGGTGCTCACTTCTCACACATAGACATCAAATCTACCCACCTAACCAGTATACATCACACGAGTTCCAACTATCGACATCATTTGCAGCCACGCAATAGAGAGGACTCGCGTTTGGCTAGCATTCTCATTCCTAACTATGACAATAAACTTGAAACACACAGACTGTATGAATCTCATAAAGTAAAAGATCGTTATAGGCGACAGACGGTGTCCGAAAATGTAAGCATTTCTATTGACAATCGCCGGCATGACCGCCTGGCCAATGGTCAGCACCGACTCTTTCAAGAGCTGATGGACAAACGATCGGCACTAAACTCAACCAGAAATGGAACTGCTACGATTTATATGGAGCCGAATCTGTTGCCACGCTACG AATGCCCAGTTGGCCAGTGGGTGTGTCCAAAACCAAAGAAACGGAAGGAGGTAATGTGTATCCACGAATCTCAGGTATGCGATTTTCAGCCGGATTGTCCCAAGGCTGAAGACGAGGATTTTCTGTTCTGCGCTTGTTATAATGAG AAAAGAAAACTATCGCAGGAATACGAGCGTCTTCGGCGGTCATTAGAGCAGCTTCAGAGTTTAGTAGAAGAACGAGGCAGAGACGACAGTCGTATGCAGTGCCAGATTAGTAAACTGGATTTTCAACTTAGATATCATCGGCATGAGCAAAATGATGATACCGGCACCATGGTTAGGTTACCTCCGGCATCATCGTGTAACACAGGACAAGGCTGA